One genomic window of Streptomyces sp. NBC_01276 includes the following:
- a CDS encoding SsgA family sporulation/cell division regulator — translation MSATAENPPGRTAGAAGAATATAPAPPTRAAAAPAVEERVRARVISDDPLYRAIPVALRFTAAEPLAVRVVFPAELSPEDTDNEWVFPRALLEAGLLAPTGTGDVRVWPCGRVQAVVEFHSPEGVAVIQFDIAALRRFLRRTYAATATAAAAAATR, via the coding sequence ATGTCAGCCACCGCCGAGAATCCACCGGGCCGCACCGCCGGGGCCGCCGGGGCCGCCACCGCGACGGCACCCGCGCCGCCCACCAGGGCCGCCGCCGCCCCGGCCGTCGAGGAGCGGGTGCGCGCCCGCGTCATCAGCGACGACCCCCTCTACCGCGCCATCCCCGTGGCCCTGCGCTTCACCGCCGCCGAGCCGCTCGCCGTCCGCGTCGTCTTCCCCGCCGAGCTGTCCCCGGAGGACACCGACAACGAGTGGGTCTTCCCCCGCGCCCTCCTGGAGGCGGGCCTGCTGGCCCCGACCGGGACCGGGGACGTCCGCGTGTGGCCCTGCGGCCGGGTGCAGGCGGTGGTCGAGTTCCACTCCCCCGAGGGAGTGGCCGTCATCCAGTTCGACATCGCCGCACTGCGCCGCTTCCTGCGCCGCACGTACGCCGCCACCGCCACCGCCGCCGCCGCCGCCGCCACCCGGTAG
- a CDS encoding penicillin-binding transpeptidase domain-containing protein, giving the protein MNGAAKGAIVGGVFLAMVGGTAYGVYSLVADEGAGGGDAKGSMSAGGPAAGEKASGPVTEKETAETARAFLAAWAAGDDRAAAALTNNTQAAQSAVADYRSAAYVSKAVITPGTADGTTVPFKVEAEVSYQGATKPLVYDSRLTVVRGATTGKPLVDWQPSVIHPQLQRDERLRAGTPASPPVKAVDRHGKELTAELYPSLGPVLEALRTTYGQKTGGTPGVELWVEPATPDAPKRTLVTLVEGKPGQIETVLDADVQAAAEKAVAAHAEASVVAVQPSTGDILAVANHRRDGFNAAMQGKRAPGSTMKIVTAAMLLEKGLVAADRPAACPATASWDGKVFRNQDGFSSQGQPFSNSFARSCNTAFISLIDDVKDNGALPSVAREAFGIGLDWKTGVPSQDGTVPRTSGPAAAAEYIGQGAVQMNPLNIASITATARTGVFHQPVLVKASLDGRTLATASRRLAPGVSAQLVQMMRQTATAGTAAGAMSSVHGSDKGAKTGSAEVDGAAAPDSWFTGFSGDVAAAAMVEGGGHGADAAGPIVARVLNS; this is encoded by the coding sequence ATGAACGGGGCAGCGAAGGGCGCCATCGTCGGCGGGGTGTTTCTCGCCATGGTCGGCGGCACCGCGTACGGGGTCTACAGCCTGGTCGCGGACGAGGGGGCCGGGGGCGGCGACGCCAAGGGGTCGATGAGCGCCGGCGGGCCGGCCGCCGGGGAGAAGGCGAGCGGGCCCGTCACCGAGAAGGAGACCGCGGAGACCGCGCGGGCCTTCCTGGCCGCGTGGGCGGCCGGCGACGACCGGGCGGCGGCAGCCCTGACGAACAACACGCAGGCCGCGCAGTCGGCGGTGGCCGACTACAGGTCGGCGGCGTACGTCTCCAAGGCCGTCATCACCCCCGGCACCGCCGACGGCACCACCGTGCCGTTCAAGGTCGAGGCCGAGGTCTCCTACCAGGGCGCGACCAAGCCCCTCGTCTACGACTCCCGGCTGACCGTCGTACGCGGCGCGACCACCGGCAAGCCGCTCGTCGACTGGCAGCCCTCGGTGATCCACCCGCAGCTCCAGCGCGACGAGCGGCTGCGCGCGGGCACCCCGGCGAGCCCGCCGGTCAAGGCCGTGGACCGGCACGGCAAGGAACTCACGGCGGAGCTCTACCCGTCGCTGGGCCCGGTCCTGGAGGCGCTGCGCACGACGTACGGGCAGAAGACCGGCGGCACCCCCGGCGTCGAGCTGTGGGTCGAACCCGCCACACCCGACGCCCCCAAGCGGACCCTGGTGACGCTGGTCGAGGGGAAGCCCGGACAGATCGAGACCGTCCTGGACGCCGACGTGCAGGCGGCGGCCGAGAAGGCCGTCGCCGCCCACGCCGAGGCCTCGGTCGTCGCGGTCCAGCCGAGCACCGGCGACATCCTGGCGGTGGCCAACCACCGCCGGGACGGCTTCAACGCGGCGATGCAGGGCAAGCGGGCCCCCGGCTCCACGATGAAGATCGTGACGGCGGCGATGCTGCTGGAGAAGGGCCTGGTGGCCGCGGACCGGCCCGCGGCCTGCCCGGCGACCGCCTCCTGGGACGGCAAGGTCTTCCGCAACCAGGACGGCTTCTCCTCGCAGGGGCAGCCCTTCTCGAACAGCTTCGCCAGATCCTGCAACACCGCCTTCATCAGCCTGATCGACGACGTGAAGGACAACGGCGCCCTGCCGAGCGTGGCCCGGGAGGCCTTCGGCATCGGGCTGGACTGGAAGACGGGCGTCCCCTCGCAGGACGGCACGGTGCCCCGGACCTCCGGTCCCGCGGCGGCGGCCGAGTACATCGGCCAGGGCGCGGTCCAGATGAACCCGCTGAACATCGCCTCCATCACGGCCACGGCCCGCACGGGCGTGTTCCACCAGCCGGTGCTCGTCAAGGCCTCCCTGGACGGACGCACCCTGGCCACGGCCTCCCGCCGGCTGGCGCCCGGGGTCTCGGCGCAGCTGGTCCAGATGATGCGGCAGACCGCCACCGCCGGCACCGCCGCGGGGGCGATGTCCTCGGTCCACGGCTCCGACAAGGGCGCGAAGACCGGCTCGGCGGAGGTCGACGGCGCGGCCGCCCCCGACAGCTGGTTCACCGGCTTCAGCGGTGACGTGGCCGCCGCGGCGATGGTCGAGGGCGGCGGCCACGGTGCCGACGCGGCGGGCCCGATCGTCGCCCGGGTGCTCAACTCCTGA
- a CDS encoding dolichyl-phosphate-mannose--protein mannosyltransferase: MTSTATPPPSPAGAPPVPPGAGDSAPEPSLWLRRLRGFGYAPAAPPADVRTRLVPPYARPSGQLWTALGVPEASRHTWQRFMAWAGPLLVTLVAGVLRFTHLGSPKAVIFDETYYAKDAWATIRQGYEASWPKDVDKSILANPDGVPLPLDPGYVVHPPVGKWVIGLGEWMFGFDPFGWRFMTAVLGTLSVLMLCRIGRRLFRSTFLGCLAGALLAVDGLHLVMSRTALLDLVLMFFVLAAFGALVIDRDKARARLAAALPLDDEGRARPDQDIAQNLRLGLRPYRLLAGVCLGLAFGTKWNGLVVLAFFGVLTVLWDAAARRTAGAGTPYAAMLRRDALPAFLSTVPVAIGVYLASWAGWILSPDNGKGGYFRDWAAKYDQNSPLSFLPEWLRSLWHYETEVYKFHVGLTSGHTYESNPWSWLILGRPVSYFYESPSPGTDGCPATEAGKCAREVLALGTPLLWWAGCFALLYVLWRWFFRRDWRAGAIACALGAGLLPWFNYQERTIFYFYAVVFVPYLCLAVAMMIGALLGPAGSTERRRAVGAIGAGVLVLLIIWNFIYFWPIYTGGTLPMDSWRGRMWLDTWI, from the coding sequence GTGACCAGTACCGCGACGCCGCCGCCCAGCCCCGCGGGGGCCCCGCCCGTCCCGCCGGGCGCGGGCGACTCCGCGCCCGAGCCGTCCCTGTGGCTGCGCCGCCTGCGGGGCTTCGGCTACGCGCCGGCCGCGCCGCCCGCCGATGTCCGCACCCGCCTGGTGCCCCCGTACGCCCGTCCGTCCGGGCAGCTCTGGACGGCGCTCGGGGTCCCGGAGGCGAGCCGGCACACCTGGCAGCGGTTCATGGCGTGGGCCGGGCCGCTGCTGGTGACGCTGGTGGCCGGGGTGCTGCGGTTCACCCACCTGGGCAGCCCGAAGGCGGTGATATTCGACGAGACGTACTACGCCAAGGACGCCTGGGCGACGATCCGCCAGGGCTATGAAGCCAGTTGGCCCAAGGATGTCGACAAGTCGATCCTCGCGAATCCCGACGGCGTGCCGCTCCCCCTGGACCCCGGCTACGTCGTGCACCCGCCGGTCGGCAAATGGGTGATCGGGCTCGGCGAGTGGATGTTCGGCTTCGATCCCTTCGGCTGGCGGTTCATGACGGCCGTGCTCGGCACCCTGTCGGTGCTGATGCTGTGCCGGATCGGCCGCCGTCTGTTCCGCTCCACCTTCCTCGGCTGCCTGGCCGGCGCGCTGCTCGCGGTGGACGGCCTGCACCTGGTGATGAGCCGCACGGCCCTCCTCGACCTGGTCCTCATGTTCTTCGTACTGGCGGCCTTCGGGGCGCTGGTCATCGACCGCGACAAGGCCCGCGCCCGGCTCGCGGCGGCGCTCCCGCTCGACGACGAGGGCCGGGCCCGCCCCGACCAGGACATCGCGCAGAACCTGCGGCTGGGCCTGCGCCCGTACCGGCTGCTGGCCGGCGTCTGCCTGGGCCTGGCGTTCGGCACCAAGTGGAACGGCCTGGTGGTGCTGGCCTTCTTCGGCGTCCTGACCGTGCTGTGGGACGCGGCCGCCCGCCGCACCGCCGGCGCGGGCACCCCGTACGCGGCGATGCTGCGCCGGGACGCGCTGCCGGCCTTCCTGTCGACGGTGCCGGTGGCGATCGGCGTGTACCTGGCCTCCTGGGCGGGCTGGATCCTGAGCCCGGACAACGGCAAGGGCGGCTACTTCCGCGACTGGGCCGCCAAGTACGACCAGAACAGCCCGCTGTCCTTCCTCCCGGAGTGGCTGCGCAGCCTGTGGCACTACGAGACCGAGGTCTACAAGTTCCACGTGGGCCTGACCTCGGGCCACACCTACGAGTCGAACCCGTGGAGCTGGCTGATCCTGGGCCGGCCCGTCTCCTACTTCTACGAGTCCCCCTCCCCCGGCACCGACGGCTGCCCGGCGACCGAGGCGGGCAAGTGCGCCCGCGAGGTCCTGGCCCTGGGCACCCCGCTGCTGTGGTGGGCGGGCTGCTTCGCGCTGCTGTACGTGCTGTGGCGCTGGTTCTTCCGCCGCGACTGGCGGGCGGGCGCCATCGCCTGCGCGCTGGGCGCCGGCCTGCTGCCCTGGTTCAACTACCAGGAGCGGACCATCTTCTACTTCTACGCGGTGGTCTTCGTCCCGTACCTGTGCCTGGCCGTGGCGATGATGATCGGCGCCCTGCTGGGCCCGGCGGGCTCCACCGAACGCCGCCGCGCCGTGGGTGCGATCGGGGCGGGCGTCCTGGTCCTGCTGATCATCTGGAACTTCATCTACTTCTGGCCGATCTACACCGGCGGCACCCTCCCGATGGACTCCTGGCGCGGCCGCATGTGGCTGGACACCTGGATCTAG
- a CDS encoding energy-coupling factor ABC transporter ATP-binding protein produces the protein MDAVTAPSASASAAVPASPAPSLEVAGVAYAYPDGHQALFGVDLTVGAGERVALLGPNGAGKTTLVLHLNGILGGGVGTVTVAGLPVEKRNLAEIRRRVGIVFQDPDDQLFMPTVREDVAFGPAAAGLRGAELEERVREALELVGMADFADRPPHHLSFGQRRRVAVATVLAMRPEILVLDEPSSNLDPASRRELADILRSLDVTVLMVTHDLPYALELCPRSVILSEGVIAADGRTRDLLCDEALMGAHRLELPFGFDPRSVTVA, from the coding sequence ATGGACGCTGTGACCGCTCCCTCCGCTTCCGCTTCCGCCGCCGTCCCCGCCTCGCCCGCGCCCTCCCTGGAGGTGGCCGGCGTCGCCTACGCCTACCCCGACGGGCACCAGGCCCTCTTCGGGGTCGACCTCACCGTCGGCGCGGGGGAGCGGGTCGCCCTGCTCGGCCCCAACGGCGCCGGCAAGACCACCCTCGTGCTCCACCTCAACGGCATCCTCGGCGGCGGGGTCGGCACCGTGACCGTCGCCGGGCTGCCCGTGGAGAAGCGCAACCTCGCCGAGATCCGCCGCCGGGTCGGCATCGTCTTCCAGGACCCCGACGACCAGCTCTTCATGCCGACCGTCCGCGAGGACGTGGCCTTCGGCCCGGCGGCGGCCGGCCTGCGCGGCGCCGAACTGGAGGAGCGGGTCCGCGAGGCCCTCGAACTGGTCGGCATGGCCGACTTCGCCGACCGTCCGCCGCACCACCTCTCCTTCGGGCAGCGCCGCCGGGTGGCGGTGGCGACCGTACTGGCGATGCGCCCCGAGATCCTCGTCCTGGACGAGCCCTCCTCCAACCTCGACCCCGCCTCGCGCCGCGAGCTCGCCGACATCCTGCGCTCGCTGGACGTGACCGTGCTGATGGTCACCCACGACCTGCCGTACGCGCTGGAACTCTGCCCGCGCTCGGTGATCCTCAGCGAGGGCGTCATCGCCGCCGACGGCCGCACCCGCGACCTGCTGTGCGACGAGGCCCTGATGGGCGCCCACCGGCTGGAGCTGCCCTTCGGCTTCGACCCGCGTTCGGTGACCGTGGCATAA
- a CDS encoding energy-coupling factor ABC transporter permease translates to MHVPDGFINAPVSVAAGAVAATAVAVSLRGARRELDERTAPLAGLVAAFIFAVQMLNFPVAAGTSGHLLGGALAAILVGPYTGVLCVSVVLLMQGILFADGGLTALGVNISNMAVVTVVVAYAVFRGLLRVLPAGGRSVTVAAFAGALLSVPGAAVMFTLFYALGGTTDVPIGKVFTAMAGVHVLIGIGEAAITAATVGAVIAVRPDLVHGARGLAAPLKLRVDGRLVDAPAAAAAPVPAAARSTRPLWISGLVTALVLAGFVSYYASSSPDGLEKVAADQGIDAKAREHAAAGSPLADYSVKDVSDARLSGGLAGIIGVGGTVVVGTGVFWAVRRRRAEDLSAAATAAPAAH, encoded by the coding sequence ATGCATGTGCCCGACGGATTCATCAACGCACCCGTCTCGGTGGCCGCCGGAGCAGTGGCCGCCACCGCCGTCGCCGTCAGCCTGCGCGGCGCCCGCCGCGAGCTCGACGAACGCACCGCCCCGCTCGCCGGCCTCGTCGCCGCCTTCATCTTCGCCGTGCAGATGCTGAACTTCCCGGTCGCCGCCGGCACCAGCGGCCACCTCCTCGGAGGAGCGCTCGCCGCCATACTCGTCGGCCCCTACACGGGCGTCCTGTGCGTCTCCGTCGTCCTGCTCATGCAGGGCATCCTCTTCGCCGACGGCGGCCTGACCGCCCTCGGCGTCAACATCTCCAACATGGCCGTCGTCACCGTGGTCGTCGCCTACGCCGTCTTCCGCGGCCTGCTCAGGGTGCTGCCGGCCGGCGGCCGCTCGGTCACCGTCGCCGCCTTCGCCGGAGCCCTGCTCTCGGTGCCCGGCGCGGCCGTCATGTTCACCCTCTTCTACGCCCTCGGCGGCACCACCGACGTCCCGATCGGCAAGGTGTTCACCGCGATGGCCGGCGTGCACGTCCTCATCGGCATCGGCGAGGCCGCCATCACCGCCGCGACCGTGGGCGCCGTCATCGCCGTACGGCCCGACCTGGTGCACGGCGCGCGCGGACTGGCCGCCCCGCTGAAGCTGCGCGTCGACGGCCGGCTCGTCGACGCCCCCGCCGCGGCCGCCGCCCCGGTGCCCGCCGCCGCCCGCTCCACCCGCCCGCTGTGGATCAGCGGCCTGGTCACCGCCCTCGTCCTCGCCGGGTTCGTCTCCTACTACGCCTCCTCCAGTCCCGACGGCCTGGAGAAGGTGGCCGCCGACCAGGGCATCGACGCCAAGGCCCGCGAACACGCCGCCGCCGGCTCCCCGCTCGCCGACTACAGCGTCAAGGACGTGTCCGACGCCCGCCTCTCCGGCGGCCTCGCCGGGATCATCGGCGTCGGCGGGACCGTCGTCGTCGGCACCGGCGTCTTCTGGGCCGTGCGCCGGCGCCGCGCGGAGGACCTCTCCGCCGCCGCCACGGCCGCCCCCGCGGCCCACTGA
- the cbiQ gene encoding cobalt ECF transporter T component CbiQ, with translation MGAGHAHKLYRHGHSPVHGLPPHCKIAATFAFVVVVVSTPREAMWAFGLYAVLLAVVAAAARVPAGFLLRRLLIEVPFVAFAVLMPFVAEGEQVHVLGLSLSVSGLWGAWNVLAKGTLGVAASVLLASTTELRALLLGLQRLKLPPLLVQIASFMIRYGDVITGELRRMSIARRSRGFEARGVRHWGVLAKTAGALFIRSYERGERVYLAMVSRGYAGSMPVIDDVTASRAQWAYAAVLPVTALAVCLMGWTL, from the coding sequence ATGGGGGCCGGGCACGCGCACAAGCTGTACCGGCACGGGCACTCGCCCGTCCACGGGCTGCCGCCGCACTGCAAGATCGCCGCGACCTTCGCGTTCGTGGTCGTCGTCGTCTCCACCCCGCGCGAGGCGATGTGGGCCTTCGGCCTCTACGCCGTCCTGCTCGCGGTCGTCGCGGCGGCGGCCCGGGTCCCCGCCGGGTTCCTGCTGCGACGGCTGCTGATCGAGGTCCCCTTCGTGGCCTTCGCCGTCCTCATGCCCTTCGTCGCCGAAGGCGAACAGGTCCACGTCCTCGGCCTCTCGCTGAGCGTCTCCGGCCTGTGGGGCGCCTGGAACGTCCTGGCCAAGGGCACCCTCGGCGTGGCCGCCTCCGTCCTGCTCGCCTCGACGACCGAACTGCGCGCCCTGCTGCTGGGCCTCCAGCGCCTGAAGCTCCCGCCGCTGCTGGTCCAGATCGCCTCCTTCATGATCCGGTACGGCGACGTGATCACCGGAGAACTGCGCCGGATGTCCATCGCCCGCCGCTCGCGCGGCTTCGAGGCCCGCGGCGTCCGCCACTGGGGCGTCCTCGCCAAAACGGCGGGCGCCCTCTTCATCCGCTCCTACGAACGCGGCGAGCGGGTCTACCTCGCGATGGTCAGCCGCGGCTACGCCGGCTCGATGCCGGTGATCGACGACGTCACGGCCAGCCGCGCCCAGTGGGCCTACGCGGCCGTGCTCCCGGTGACGGCCCTCGCCGTCTGTCTGATGGGATGGACGCTGTGA
- a CDS encoding MMPL family transporter, which translates to MATFLYRLGRGAFRRRGLVALVWVALLFAAVFGAATASAPTSGSFSIPGTEAQKAFDLLDEKFPGMSADGATARIVVKAPAGAKVTDPAPKAEVEKLISGLKGGAGADQIASVEDPYQTKAVSQDGSTTYVSVKYKVSGMELKDDARDALKDSGHAAQKAGLQVEIGGDALMEAPETGSGEVIGILIAAVVLVITFGSLIAAGLPLLTALIGVGIGVSSITALANVLDLGNTTSTLAMMIGLAVGIDYALFIVSRYRAELAEGRERDEAAGRATGTAGSAVVFAGLTVVIALVGLAVVNIPMLTKMGVAAAGTVVIAVLVALTLVPAILGFAGKKVLPAGTKSKLFGKGKPAGAEPKANGGTRWARFVLRRPIVVLLVGVIGLGAVAIPASKLEMGLPDDGSKPVSTSQRKAYDMLSEGFGPGFNGPLMVVVDGDKALADKTADRIKGLDGVAVVMPPVQNEAKDAAIVSVIPKDRPSSVDTEDLVHSIREGNPEGVYVSGQTAMNIDFSQKMNDALLPYLALVVGLAFLLLMLVFRSILVPLKAALGFLLSVVAALGAVVAVFQWGWLGSLFGVEQTGPIMSMMPIFMVGVVFGLAMDYEVFLVTRMREAYVHGERPGQAVVTGFQYSARVVVAAAVIMIAVFSGFLGASDAMVKMIGFGLAVAVLFDAFVVRMAIVPAVLALLGHKAWWLPKWLDRILPNVDVEGESLRKHLGDAGSAEGPDKDRELVNA; encoded by the coding sequence GTGGCCACCTTCCTCTACCGGCTCGGCCGAGGTGCCTTCAGGCGCCGCGGCCTCGTCGCCCTCGTCTGGGTGGCGCTGCTGTTCGCGGCCGTCTTCGGCGCCGCGACCGCTTCGGCACCCACCTCCGGCTCCTTCTCGATACCGGGGACGGAGGCCCAGAAGGCCTTCGACCTGCTGGACGAGAAGTTCCCGGGCATGTCCGCCGACGGCGCGACCGCCCGCATCGTCGTCAAGGCCCCGGCGGGCGCCAAGGTCACCGACCCGGCGCCCAAGGCCGAGGTCGAGAAGCTCATCTCGGGCCTGAAGGGCGGCGCCGGCGCCGACCAGATCGCCAGTGTCGAGGACCCGTACCAGACGAAGGCGGTGAGCCAGGACGGCTCCACCACCTACGTCAGCGTGAAGTACAAGGTCAGCGGGATGGAGCTGAAGGACGACGCCCGCGACGCCCTCAAGGACTCCGGCCACGCCGCGCAGAAGGCCGGCCTCCAGGTCGAGATCGGCGGAGACGCGCTGATGGAGGCCCCCGAGACGGGCTCCGGCGAGGTCATCGGCATCCTGATCGCCGCGGTCGTCCTCGTCATCACCTTCGGTTCGCTGATCGCGGCCGGGCTGCCGCTGCTGACCGCGCTGATCGGCGTGGGCATCGGCGTCTCCTCCATCACCGCGCTCGCCAACGTGCTGGACCTGGGCAACACCACCTCCACCCTCGCGATGATGATCGGCCTCGCGGTCGGCATCGACTACGCCCTCTTCATCGTCTCCCGCTACCGCGCGGAGCTCGCCGAGGGCCGCGAGCGCGACGAGGCCGCCGGCCGGGCTACCGGAACTGCCGGTTCCGCCGTGGTGTTCGCCGGTCTGACCGTGGTCATCGCCCTGGTGGGCCTGGCCGTCGTCAACATCCCGATGCTGACGAAGATGGGTGTCGCGGCCGCCGGAACGGTGGTCATCGCGGTGCTCGTCGCCCTGACCCTGGTCCCCGCCATCCTGGGCTTCGCGGGCAAGAAGGTGCTGCCCGCCGGTACGAAGAGCAAGCTCTTCGGCAAGGGCAAGCCGGCCGGCGCCGAGCCCAAGGCCAACGGCGGCACCCGCTGGGCCCGCTTCGTGCTGCGCCGCCCGATCGTGGTCCTGCTGGTCGGTGTGATCGGCCTCGGCGCGGTCGCGATCCCCGCGAGCAAGCTGGAGATGGGCCTGCCGGACGACGGCTCCAAGCCGGTCTCCACCAGCCAGCGCAAGGCGTACGACATGCTCTCCGAGGGCTTCGGCCCCGGCTTCAACGGCCCCCTGATGGTGGTCGTCGACGGCGACAAGGCGCTCGCCGACAAGACCGCGGACCGGATCAAGGGCCTGGACGGGGTGGCGGTCGTGATGCCGCCGGTCCAGAACGAGGCCAAGGACGCGGCGATCGTCAGCGTCATCCCGAAGGACCGGCCGTCCTCCGTCGACACCGAGGACCTGGTCCACTCGATCCGCGAGGGCAACCCCGAGGGCGTGTACGTCAGCGGCCAGACCGCGATGAACATCGACTTCTCGCAGAAGATGAACGACGCGCTGCTGCCCTACCTGGCGCTCGTGGTCGGCCTGGCCTTCCTGCTGCTGATGCTGGTCTTCCGCTCGATCCTGGTCCCGCTCAAGGCGGCCCTCGGCTTCCTGCTGTCGGTCGTCGCGGCCCTCGGCGCGGTCGTCGCGGTCTTCCAGTGGGGCTGGCTCGGCTCGCTGTTCGGGGTGGAGCAGACCGGCCCGATCATGTCGATGATGCCGATCTTCATGGTGGGCGTGGTCTTCGGCCTGGCCATGGACTACGAGGTCTTCCTGGTCACCCGCATGCGTGAGGCGTACGTCCACGGCGAGCGTCCCGGCCAGGCCGTGGTGACCGGCTTCCAGTACAGCGCCCGCGTGGTCGTGGCCGCCGCCGTGATCATGATCGCCGTCTTCTCCGGTTTCCTGGGGGCCAGCGACGCGATGGTCAAGATGATCGGCTTCGGCCTGGCCGTCGCCGTCCTCTTCGACGCCTTCGTGGTCCGCATGGCCATCGTCCCGGCGGTGCTGGCGCTGCTCGGCCACAAGGCCTGGTGGCTGCCGAAGTGGCTCGACCGCATCCTGCCGAACGTGGACGTGGAGGGCGAGAGCCTGCGCAAGCACCTCGGTGACGCCGGCTCCGCCGAGGGTCCGGACAAGGACCGCGAGCTGGTCAACGCCTGA
- a CDS encoding serine hydrolase domain-containing protein translates to MNIQGVVTEGYEPVRDAFARNFEVLGDRGAAVAVYRDGHKVVDLWGGTKDADGTEPRTPWTEDTAQIVRSATKGVAAAVPLLLHQRGLLDLDAPVGSYWPEFKAGGKERTLVRHLLAHQAGVPALDRGLTVEQAADGVTGPRAVAAQRAHWEPGTAHGYHAQTFSWLVSELVLRATGRTVGGILAEEIAEPLGLDFWIGLPEDQAHRVGRVAPVEPPASAGLLKTRPRRNVSEAYADPESLTRRAFAAIDPQPDENDPVYQAAELPGSAGIGTARALARFYGATIGVVEDGARIFTPATTALAGTEFASGADRVLVVGTRFGPGYMLHGPASPLLSPASFGHPGRGGSLGFADPEAGIGFGYVTNSHAKSVTADPRAQSLVRALRTCL, encoded by the coding sequence GTGAACATCCAGGGTGTGGTGACCGAGGGCTACGAGCCCGTCCGAGACGCCTTCGCGCGCAATTTCGAGGTGCTGGGGGACCGGGGTGCGGCCGTCGCCGTCTACCGGGACGGCCACAAGGTCGTCGACCTGTGGGGCGGCACCAAGGACGCCGACGGCACCGAGCCCCGGACCCCCTGGACCGAGGACACCGCGCAGATCGTGCGCTCCGCCACCAAGGGCGTGGCCGCCGCCGTGCCGCTGCTCCTGCACCAGCGCGGACTGCTGGACCTGGACGCGCCCGTCGGCTCGTACTGGCCGGAGTTCAAGGCGGGCGGCAAGGAGCGGACCCTGGTCCGACACCTGCTCGCCCACCAGGCCGGGGTGCCCGCGCTGGACCGCGGACTCACCGTGGAGCAGGCGGCGGACGGGGTCACCGGGCCGCGCGCCGTCGCCGCGCAGCGGGCCCACTGGGAACCCGGGACCGCGCACGGCTACCACGCCCAGACCTTCAGCTGGCTGGTGTCCGAGCTGGTGCTGCGGGCGACCGGCCGCACGGTGGGCGGGATCCTCGCCGAGGAGATCGCCGAACCGCTGGGACTGGACTTCTGGATCGGCCTGCCGGAGGACCAGGCGCACCGGGTGGGCCGGGTGGCCCCGGTCGAGCCCCCGGCGAGTGCGGGCCTGTTGAAGACCCGGCCGAGGAGAAACGTTTCGGAGGCCTACGCGGACCCGGAGTCCCTCACCCGCCGCGCCTTCGCCGCCATCGACCCCCAGCCCGACGAGAACGACCCCGTGTACCAGGCCGCCGAACTGCCCGGTTCCGCCGGCATCGGCACGGCCCGCGCACTGGCCCGCTTCTACGGGGCCACCATCGGGGTGGTCGAGGACGGCGCCCGGATCTTCACCCCGGCGACGACCGCGCTCGCCGGTACGGAGTTCGCCTCCGGCGCCGACCGGGTGCTGGTCGTGGGCACCCGCTTCGGCCCGGGGTACATGCTGCACGGCCCGGCCTCGCCGCTGCTGTCCCCGGCCTCCTTCGGACACCCGGGACGGGGCGGCTCCCTGGGGTTCGCGGACCCGGAGGCGGGCATCGGCTTCGGCTACGTGACGAACTCCCACGCCAAGTCGGTCACGGCCGACCCCCGCGCCCAGTCCCTGGTCCGCGCGCTGCGCACCTGCCTCTGA